From the genome of Mycobacterium sp. 050128, one region includes:
- a CDS encoding lipoprotein LpqH, producing MAQYGWIAAACVLAAGVTGCAEPQTTPRAAAHLTINGAAHAARPPACTQLQSYRTINIPDRDGQVEAVVLLSADRAIPQWVKIRNVDGFTGSFWQGGVGDAHVDVTNRAYTITGSAYGINSSNPNKVITTDFKITAEC from the coding sequence ATGGCGCAATACGGGTGGATCGCGGCCGCATGTGTGCTGGCCGCCGGCGTCACGGGCTGCGCGGAGCCCCAGACCACGCCGCGTGCCGCCGCGCATCTGACCATCAACGGGGCCGCCCATGCGGCGCGTCCGCCGGCGTGCACGCAGCTGCAGTCCTACCGGACCATCAACATTCCCGACCGCGACGGCCAGGTCGAGGCCGTGGTGCTGCTCAGCGCTGATCGGGCCATCCCGCAATGGGTGAAGATCCGCAACGTCGACGGGTTCACCGGAAGCTTTTGGCAGGGCGGGGTGGGCGACGCGCACGTCGACGTCACCAACAGGGCGTACACCATCACCGGCAGCGCCTACGGCATCAACAGCAGCAACCCCAACAAGGTCATCACCACGGACTTCAAGATCACCGCGGAGTGCTGA
- a CDS encoding cytochrome P450 gives MKEWLHWLAMHGFIRGVASLGLRRGDMQARLIADPTVAADPVPFCDELHAMGPMVRSRVGYLAVDHEVVHSLLRSDDFRVLVLGSNLPAPVRWLERHARDDLLHPLRAPSLLATEPPDHTRYRKTVSAVFTSRAVAALRDRVEETAANLLDELANESGVVDVVGRYCSRLPVAIISDILGVPEQDRPRVLQFGELAAPSLDVGLPWRQYRTVQQGIAGFNAWLVDHLQHLRRSPGDDLMSQLIQTAESGPAETRLDETELIAIAALVLAAGFETTVNLLGNGIRMLLDAPEHLETLRERPELWPNAVEEILRLDSPVQLTVRKAVNDVELVGRPINRGDVVLLYLAAANRDPSVFPDPHRFDIERFNAGRHLAFSGGRHFCLGAALARTEGEVGLRAFFDRFPEVRAAGAGTRRDTRVLRGWSNLPVALGRAQSMAPVDV, from the coding sequence GTGAAGGAGTGGTTGCACTGGCTCGCGATGCACGGGTTCATTCGGGGCGTCGCGTCCCTGGGGCTCCGTCGCGGTGACATGCAGGCCAGGCTGATCGCCGACCCCACCGTGGCCGCCGATCCGGTGCCTTTCTGCGACGAACTCCACGCGATGGGCCCGATGGTGCGCAGCCGCGTCGGCTATCTGGCGGTCGACCACGAGGTCGTCCACAGCCTGCTGCGATCCGACGACTTCCGGGTCCTGGTGCTGGGATCGAATCTGCCGGCACCGGTGCGGTGGCTGGAGCGCCATGCGCGCGACGATCTGCTGCATCCGCTGCGCGCCCCGTCGCTGCTGGCCACCGAGCCGCCGGATCACACCCGCTACCGCAAGACGGTGTCGGCGGTGTTCACGTCGCGGGCGGTTGCCGCGCTGCGTGACCGAGTGGAGGAAACGGCCGCCAACCTGTTGGACGAGCTGGCCAACGAGTCCGGTGTGGTGGACGTCGTCGGGCGGTACTGCTCGCGACTTCCGGTCGCCATCATTAGCGACATCTTGGGTGTGCCCGAACAAGACCGGCCGCGCGTCCTGCAGTTCGGCGAACTGGCCGCTCCGAGTCTGGACGTCGGATTGCCGTGGCGCCAATACCGCACGGTCCAGCAGGGGATCGCCGGATTCAACGCCTGGCTCGTCGACCATCTGCAGCACCTGCGGCGCTCCCCCGGCGACGACTTGATGAGTCAGCTGATTCAGACCGCCGAAAGTGGCCCGGCGGAAACACGGTTGGACGAAACCGAACTCATCGCGATTGCCGCGCTGGTGTTGGCCGCCGGCTTCGAAACCACGGTTAACCTGTTGGGCAACGGAATTCGCATGCTGCTCGACGCGCCCGAGCATCTCGAGACGTTGCGTGAGCGTCCCGAGTTATGGCCCAACGCCGTCGAAGAGATATTGCGCCTGGACTCACCGGTACAACTCACCGTGCGCAAGGCCGTTAACGACGTCGAGCTGGTGGGTAGGCCGATCAACCGAGGCGACGTGGTGTTGCTCTATCTGGCTGCCGCCAACCGGGATCCGTCCGTGTTCCCCGATCCGCATCGGTTCGACATCGAACGCTTTAATGCGGGAAGGCATCTCGCGTTCTCCGGGGGCCGGCACTTCTGCCTGGGCGCCGCTCTCGCCCGTACCGAGGGCGAGGTGGGACTTCGGGCCTTCTTCGATCGCTTCCCCGAGGTGCGGGCGGCCGGTGCCGGGACCCGCCGGGACACCCGGGTGCTGCGGGGCTGGTCGAATCTGCCGGTGGCGCTCGGGCGGGCGCAATCGATGGCTCCCGTCGACGTCTAG
- a CDS encoding dienelactone hydrolase family protein: protein MNPLKRYIADEIATDHIDGLLTRREAMRRLALLGLGTAAAAALLAACSAVAEQDETPKPAPAPETSTGSAQPPGMAKALPTSPISWAGSTGRLQGAWAQAADAKGAVLVIHENKGLNDWVRSVAGRLAGAGYSTLAIDLLSEQGGTDAFRDPAEATAALSAIAPEQFIHDMNSGVAEVKLRAPARKVGVVGFCFGGGLVWQLLAAGALGVSAAVPFYGPLPPNPDFTGSKAAVLGIYGALDTRVTGSQAAAKAALDRFGLVNDLVVEPGADHAFFNDTGPRYNATAAADAWQRLLDWLSRYLNP, encoded by the coding sequence GTGAACCCGCTGAAGCGCTATATCGCCGACGAGATCGCGACCGACCACATCGACGGCCTGCTGACCAGACGCGAGGCCATGCGGCGGCTAGCACTGCTCGGGTTGGGGACCGCGGCGGCGGCTGCACTGCTCGCCGCCTGCTCCGCGGTTGCAGAACAGGACGAGACCCCGAAACCCGCGCCGGCACCCGAAACCTCAACTGGCTCAGCACAACCGCCCGGCATGGCAAAGGCACTGCCCACATCGCCGATATCGTGGGCGGGGTCAACGGGTCGACTGCAAGGCGCTTGGGCGCAGGCCGCCGATGCCAAGGGCGCCGTACTGGTCATCCACGAGAACAAGGGACTCAACGACTGGGTGCGATCGGTTGCCGGCCGGCTGGCCGGGGCCGGGTATTCGACGCTGGCGATCGACCTGCTCTCGGAGCAAGGTGGGACCGACGCGTTCCGGGATCCCGCGGAGGCGACCGCGGCGCTCAGCGCCATCGCGCCGGAACAGTTCATTCACGACATGAACTCCGGCGTCGCCGAAGTGAAACTTCGCGCACCCGCGCGCAAGGTTGGGGTGGTGGGTTTCTGCTTCGGTGGGGGACTGGTGTGGCAGCTGCTGGCCGCCGGCGCGTTGGGAGTGTCGGCTGCCGTGCCGTTCTACGGGCCGTTGCCGCCCAACCCCGACTTCACCGGATCCAAGGCGGCGGTGCTGGGGATTTACGGTGCGCTGGACACCCGGGTCACCGGCTCGCAAGCGGCGGCCAAGGCCGCCTTGGACCGGTTCGGTCTGGTCAACGACCTGGTAGTGGAACCCGGCGCCGACCATGCCTTCTTCAACGACACCGGTCCCCGCTACAACGCCACCGCCGCGGCCGACGCCTGGCAGCGCTTGTTGGACTGGCTGAGCCGCTACCTGAATCCCTAG
- a CDS encoding limonene-1,2-epoxide hydrolase family protein — translation MIAVEDVVLGLWRALSRRDWDAVKTFLADDCLYVDMPVPAVSARGPEDTVKRLKIGLENLAGYENHDGVLLSNGTDVMYEHSETWTFSSGEQGVLRFVTVHKVVDGKITVWKDYWDMNSLVSFAPPNHFEALANADTSWVFDATGLI, via the coding sequence ATGATCGCGGTCGAAGATGTCGTACTCGGGCTGTGGCGAGCGCTTTCGCGGCGGGATTGGGATGCGGTCAAGACGTTCTTGGCAGACGACTGCCTCTACGTCGACATGCCGGTTCCCGCGGTGTCGGCGCGCGGGCCCGAAGACACCGTGAAACGCCTCAAAATTGGACTCGAGAACTTGGCGGGCTACGAGAACCACGACGGTGTGCTGCTCTCCAACGGCACCGACGTGATGTATGAACACTCGGAAACCTGGACGTTCAGCTCGGGGGAACAAGGCGTGCTGAGATTCGTCACGGTACATAAGGTCGTCGACGGCAAGATCACGGTCTGGAAAGACTATTGGGACATGAACAGCCTGGTCAGCTTCGCGCCGCCGAACCACTTCGAGGCGTTGGCGAATGCCGATACGTCCTGGGTTTTCGATGCTACAGGTCTGATCTGA